A window of Chryseobacterium aquaeductus genomic DNA:
CCAGTAGCACCGTCTACCACTCTGTGGTCACAAGCTAATGAAAGTTTCATGATGTTACCTACTACAATCTGACCATTCTTCACAATCGGTTTTTCGATGATCGCACCTACTGAAAGAATTGCAGCATTTGGCTGGTTGATGATACTCGTAAAAGTTTCAATACCGAACATTCCTAAGTTTGAGATAGAGAATGTAGAACCTTCCATTTCGTTTGCTTTAAGACCTTTAGATTTAGCTCTTCCCGCCATGTCTTTTACAGCAGCAGAAATCTGAGTGTAATTCATTTGGTCTGTATTTTTCAGAACAGGAACTACCAATCCGTCAGGAATTGCAACTGCTACCCCAACGTTGATGTTTCCTCTGTGAATCACTTTATCACCTGCCCAACTAGAATTTACTTGCGGATGTTTTCTTAAAGCAACAGCTGTCGCCTTAATAATCATATCGTTAAACGAAATTTTGGTATCTGGCAATGAGTTGATCTCTTTTCTGGCTTCAATAGCTTTATCCATATTAATCTCCACCATCAAATAGTAGTGAGGAGCAGAGAATTTGCTTTCCGCTAAACGTTTAGCAATAATATTTCTAACTTGAGAGTTCGGCGTTTCTGTATCTTCACCTTGTACAAAGCTTTGAGCAACCTGAGCTGCCGGAGCGTTTGATGTTTGTGTAGATTCTTGTTTTTCAGATGGCTTATAATTTTCAACATCTTTCTTCACAATCCTACCGTTCTCGCCAGATCCCTGAATAGAATTTACATCAACACCTTTATCCTGAGCCATTTTTTTAGCTAATGGAGAAATTGCTATTCTGTCAGAAGATGAATTACTTACATTTTGTGCAACCGATTTCTCATCAGTCTTGGTTTCTTTAGGTGTATCAGCTTTTTTCTCAGCTGGTTTTTCAGAAGTCTGAGTTGCGGGTTTAGCATTTCCTACAGAAGAAATATCTGTACCTTCTGGACCTATCATAGCCAGTACCGAATCTACAGGTGCTGCACCTCCTTCTTCAACACCTTGCTTTAATAAAACACCATTGTATTCAGATTCGAAATCCTGAACGGCTTTATCTGTTTCAATCTCAGCTAGAAGATCACCTTCTTTTACAGTATCTCCAACGTTTTTGTGCCATTTTGCAACTTTACCTTCCGTCATTGTATCAGAAAGTCTTGGCATGGTGATTACTTCAACTCCTTCAGGAACTTCTGATGATGTTTCTTCTGCATTACTAGATTCATTTTCTGCTTTAGATTCTACCTCAGAATCTTCCTCAGATTTTTTCTCTTTAGAATCTCCTTCAGCTGCCGGAGCGCTTCCTCCTTTTAATGCAGAAATATCTTCACCTTCTTCACCAATAATTGCTAAAACAGAATCTACTGCCGCAGCAGCACCTTCTTCGACACCTATAAATAAAAGAGTTCCGTCAATCTCAGATTCGAAATCCTGTACTGCTTTATCTGTTTCAATTTCGGCTAAAATATCACCTTCCTTTACTTTATCACCTACTTTTTTATGCCACTTCGCCACCTTACCTTCCGTCATTGTGTCGGAAAGACGTGGCATTGTAATTACTTCTGCCATAATTTATATTGATTTGAGATTTGAGATGAGAGATTTGAGATTTTAAAAACTTCAAATTTCAAATTTCAAATTAATTATTATTTGTTAGTTTTCTAATTTGTCTAAGAATGGATAGTTTTCTTGAGAATAAACATATTCATATACTTTCTCTGCTGTTGGATAAGGAGAGTTTTCCATAAATTCGATGCATTCTTCCACAAAATCACGCGATTTGTTATCCGTTGCTTCCAATTCTTCTTCAGTAGCCCAGTTGTTCTCTAAAATTCTCGCTTTGATTAATTCGATCGGATCATCTTTTTTTGCAATAGCAACTTCATCCTTAGATCTGTAAGGTTCAGCATCTGACATTGAGTGACCTCTGAAACGATACGTTCTAGCTTCGATAAAAGTTGGTCCGTCTCCTCTTCTGGCTCTTTCAATCGCTTCGTAGGCAGCTTCAGCTACTTTCTCAGGATCCATTGCGTCAACCGCCAAACAAGGCATTTCGTAACCTAAACCTAATTTATAAATATCTTCGTGGTTAGCAGTTCTTTTTACCGAAGTTCCCATTGCATATTGGTTATTTTCAACCACAAATACTACCGGAAGTTTCCAGTTCATTGCCATGTTGAAAGTTTCGTGAAGAGAACCTTGTCTTGCAGCACCGTCTCCGAAGAAACAGATGTTAACCGCTTTTCTGTCGAAAAATTTATCGGCAAAAGCAATACCTGCACCTAAAGGGATTTGACCTCCAACGATACCGTGACCACCATAAAAACGGTGTTCTTTGCTAAAGATATGCATAGATCCACCCATACCACCAGAAGTACCTGTAGCTTTACCACAAAGTTCTGCCATGATTCTTTTTGGGTCTACTCCCATCGCCATTGGATGAATGTGACATCTGTAAGCAGTAATCATGCTGTCTTTAGTTAAATCCATTGCATGAGTAAAACCGGCAGGTATTGCTTCCTGTCCGTTGTACAAATGTAAAAAACCTCTGATTTTTTGTTTTAAATAAAGAGAACGGCATTTGTCTTCAAACCTTCTCCACATTGTCATATCTTCATACCACTTAAGGTATACCTCTTTAGAAAATTCTTTCATGTGCTAGCTTCTTGCTTATTTATGATGAAATAGTTGAGCAAAAATATAAAAAAAACTTTGTTTTTATTATATGTAGAGCAATAGTTTTTTAGTTATAATGTTATATTTACATCTCAAAGTTCAATATGGAAGAAAAACAAACCTCATTATTACAAATTGTCTCAAGAATTATCTCAGATTTTTTCAATCCTCTGGTTTCTCTTTTTATATATTTCGTTTATTTCAGTATTCAGAATTACACGTTTAAGGAAGCCTCTACGCACTTTTTACCGATTTTATTCATCACTATTCTGCCTGTAATCGGCTGGATGATCTGGAATGTGAAAACCGGTAGATACAGCAATATGGATGTTTCAAACAGGGTTCAGCGAAAAAGCCTCTATATTTTCATTGCAGTGTGTATTATTTCTTATCTGGTCTTTAATTATATTAAAAACGAATTTATTGACTTTGTGATGCTGTTTATTTTAATTCTTCTATTTGCATTACAATTCAGCAATTTATATATCAAAAGCTCGATGCATACTGCTTTTAATGTTTTCGTAGCGGCTCTGTTCTTTGCGTTTGATGTTACAATTGGTTTTGTGTGGCTTGGAATTGCAATCATAGTTGGTATAACACGAGTTATTCTTAAAAGACACACCGTAAAAGAGGTATTTATGGGTGCTGGAATCGCGTTTTTAGTTTCTTTTCTTTATCTTTATTGCAATAATAAGTATCAACGCAACGATATACCAACCGAAGTCATTCCTGTGGAAACGACAATCAAGTAATTACTTCTTATTAAGAGTATTATTGAAGCAATTTTTAAATTTAAATTCAACATGAAAATAAATCATCTTACGTCGGCGGAAGAGAATCTAATGAAGCTATTTTGGAATTTAAATTCTTTTTATCTAAAGGATGTGATGGAGAAACATTCTGAGCCCAAACCGCATCAGAATACAGTCTCTACTTATCTTAAAATATTGGTTGAAAAAGGATATTTGGCTACAGAAAAAGAAGGTAGAATTTTCAGATACAGCGTTATTCTTCCTTTTGAAGATTACAAAAAATTTGTTTTACGAGAACTTACAAACAATTTCTTTAACAGCTCTGGAAAGGAAATTTTAGAATTTTTATTGAAAGAAAATTTAATTTCACAAAATGAGCTTAAAGAATATTTTGATCTGAAAATAGAAATAAAACCTTCAAAGGTTAAAGCTCCTACATTAGAGTTTGCAGAAGAAATTCTAAATCCTAAGAAAGATAAGAAAGGAAAAAATAAGACAAAAAAGAAGAAGAAAAAAGACTAGATAAAATAAAAGCATTACCTTATCCGTAATGCCAAATTTTATAAAGAAACCAGATTATTATCTTTGCGTTCCTGAGCTCCAAATAGCAGAATTATTGTCGTTGTAAAGTACAAGATTTCCATCATCTTGAATCTTCAGGTTTCTAACACCTCTGTTTGAACTATTTGTTGACCAGATTGCTTTGTTGTAAGAATCGTACACTACTAAATTTCCATCGTCTTGGAATTTTGCATATCCTCTATTATCAGTTGCTGAGCTCCAAATAGGATCACCATTTTTTGTTGCCAAGACAAGATTTCCGTCGGTTTGAAAAGATAGATAGTATGAACGGTTTGCAGAATAAAGCTTCTGTCCTTTACGAAACTGATATCCGGGATTAAGAGAAGAAGTATCTCTAAAACCAAAATTTCCTCCGTTACCGGCATTTGTATTAGATGACCATAATGGGTTTGATCTGGTATAGATAACAAGATTACCATCATCTTGCATTGTCAATCTGTCTGCACGTTTTCCATTCGTCTTGGTGCTGTAGACTACTGATTCTCTCTGACCATAAACTACCAAATTACCGTCGTCTTGGAAAACCGCCCTCGTCGCCCTTCCTGAAGTATTAGAACTCCACATAGGATCATTATTTTTGTTGTAAACAACTAGATTTCCATCACCTTGAAAAATCAAATAATATCGATTATTGCCTGACCAATACTTTCTATTCTGTTCGATGTTTTGACCATTGTAGATGTTTTGTGCAAGGAATAATCCGCTAAACAACATTAAAAAGATCAATAAATATTTTCTCATTTTGATTAATTTTAGTTTATTTAAATATTCAATAATTACACCAAAAAAAGATTTTTTTATTTATATATTACACGAGGTAAAGGCATAAAAAAAGCGGCTAAAAAGCCGCTTCAATTTTTTACCAACGACTTCCGCCGCCTCCGTTACCTCCACGGTTGTTGTTGTTACCGTAACCTCCTCCGCTGTTACCACCAGAACGATTGTTACCAAAACTACCACCACCGCTTCTGTTATTATCAAAGCTTCTTCTTGGTTTTTCTTCTCTTGGCTTAGCCTCAGACACGTTAAGAATCTTACCGTTAAGTTCTTTTTGGTTAAGAGCCTCAATTGCTTGAGCTCCTTCTTCGTCTCCCATTTCTACGAAACCGAAACCTCTAGAACGACCAGTTTCTCTGTCTGTTACAATTTTAGCAGATGATACATCGCCAAATTCTGCGAATAAATCGTGCAACTCATATTCTTTAGTTGCGTAATTGATGTTTGAAACAAAAATGTTCATTTTAAAAAAAAATTAAATTAATATAAATTCTGGTATATAAAAGAAAAGCAACATAATAATGAACATAATATTGATTCCAAATATAAACGATTGCAAGATACAATTAAATTAAATAAATCAAAACTTTTTTTAAAGTATTTCTATAATTATATAAAATTTAATATTAAATCGATATAACGTAATTGTAAATCAAATGATTACGGTTTTTAAAAATAAATAAATTTATAGTTTTTATGCTTTAAGCACACTATCGAGATTGTAAATGCATATGATAATATTAATAAATTTAAGGAATTTTATCAATTGGATTTTAAACATTAAATTTGTGCTGCAAATATCAAATACATGAATTATCACACCAGAAAATGGGTAAAACCAGAAGATTTAAATCCAAATCAATCACTTTTTGGTGGGAAACTTTTGCAGTGGATTGATGAGGAAGCTGCTCTGTACGCAGTGATTCAGCTTGAAAATAAAAAAGTGGTGACCAAATATATATCAGAAATCAATTTTGTGAGTTCTGCAAAACAAGGTGATATTATCGAAATTGGTATCGAAGTTTCTGCTTTTGGTTCTACTTCGCTCACTTTAAAATGTGCGGTTAGAAATAAAATGACGCATCAAACCATCATTACAGTCGAAAGAATCGTTATGGTAAACCTTGATGAAGATGGAAATCCTAAACCACACGGAAAAACAAAAGTTGAGTTTGTGAAAGACAGATTAATTAATCCTTCATGACAATCTTTGTGAAAAATATGGTGTGCGACCGATGCATTTCTGCCGTTCAAAATATTTTTGAGGAATCTCAAATTGAAGTCATCGACATTCGATTAGGAGAAGTTCAAACGAAATCTGACCTTTCGGAAATTGATTTTATTTTGATTGAAAACAGCCTTAAGAATATTGGTTTTGAACGTATAAAAGATTCTTCTCAGCAGCTTATAGAAAATATTAAAAATCTTATCATTCTAAAAATAGAAAAACTTGAGACAGATGAGAGTTTTCTTTTGTCAAATTTTCTAAGTGATACATTACACAAAGATTACAGTGCGTTATCTAAAGCTTTTTCACAAAATGAAAATATTACTTTAGAACAATATTATATTCTTCAAAAAATCGAGAAAGTAAAAGAACTTTTATTTAATAATGACTTTACGTTGACCGAAATTTCCGAAAAAATGGGTTATAAAAGTGTACAGCATCTTTCTACACAATTCAAAAACAGTACTGGTCACACTCCTACCCAATTTAAAAAACTGAAAGACCTTGATAGAAAACCGTTGGATCGTGTTGGAGAGTTTTAGAGTTGAAAATTAATCAATTTTACAATAAGATAAACATGAGTATACTCAAGCTCTCAAAAGTATTTCGCTCCGACTCTCAAACCCTCCAATACGATCACTTTCTTACTTAAAATTACCCAAATTCTATAACTTTTATCCTTAAATTTATAACAGTCTTCTGTTTTGATTTTCGGAAATTTGCAGAATAGATTTTATATTATGCAACAGCAATTTAAAATATTGGGAATGACCTGCTCGGGTTGTCAAAAAAAAATTTCAGAGAAACTCAACAGTCTTGAAAACATAAATGCTGAAATTGATCTGGAGAATCAATCAGCAATGATCACTTCTAATAAAGAAATTAATTTAAATGAATTAAATAAATCTTTGCAGGAGATTGGAAATTATAAATTGGAAGATCCTAATAAATCTGAGAACACTTTTATCAAACCACAGGATAGAGTTTCTCCATCTTCGGTTTATTACTGTCCGATGGAATGTGAGGGTGAAAAAGTATATTTTAAACAAGGTGAAAGATGTCCTGTCTGCAATATGTTTTTGGTTCCGATTGAAGAAAAACTGGCAAAAGATCCCAATTTGAAACCTACGTTTTCAAAAAACAATTTACCTGAAAATTTTAAAAGTCATTTAGGAGAATATTATTGTCCGATGTTCTGCGAAGGAGAAAAAATTTATGAAGACAAAGTCGACTGTCCGATTTGTCATATGCATTTGGAAGAAATTACGGTTGATTTACTCAAAAATTCAGAATCAAATTCTTCACATTCTGATCATGAAGCTCCGAAAGTTACGGACGAAATGGCTGGCAAATATTATTGTCCGATGTTCTGTGAAGGAGATAAAACATACAATTCTAACGTTGGTTGCCCGGTCTGTGGAATGGATTTGGTGAAATATCCCGACAAAAATGGTGATAGCGAGGATGAAGATGAAACATTTAAAATTTTAAAAAGAAAATTCATTACTTCTTTAGTTTTCACAATTCCTGTTTTCATACTTTCTATGGGCAGAATGATGATTGATTTTCCTTTTTCACATCAGATTCAGAGTTATATTGAATTTACTTTAACGCTTCCTGTTCTATTTTATTCAGGATGGTTTGTGATGAAGAGAGGATTTATTTCATTCAAAACATGGAATTTAAATATGTTCAGTCTGATTGCTTTGGGAGTATCAGCAGCATTTATTTTTAGTATTGTTGCTTTAATTTTCCCGGATTTTGTTCCCCATGAAATCAGAGGTCACGGTCATGAAAGTCCGTTGTATTTTGAGGCGGTTTGTGTTATTATCACTTTAGTTATTTTAGGTCAACTAATGGAAGCTTTAGCACACAGAAAAACGGGAAATGCGATCAAAGAACTGATGAATCTTTCTCCAGATGAAGCCAATTTAATGATCGATGGCGAGGAAAAAAGAGTTCCATTATCAGAAATAAAAATTGGTGATCTTTTAAAAGTCAAACCCGGCGAAAAAATTCCTGTTGACGGAAAAATTACTGATGGAAATTCTATAGTCAACGAAAGTATGATCACGGGCGAGCCGATTCCTGTTGAAAAGAATATTGATGATAAAGTAACGTCAGGAACCATCAACGGAAATCAGGTTTTCGTTATGAAAGCAGAAAAAGTAGGTGATGAAACTTTGCTGTCAAAAATTATTAAAATGGTGAACGACGCGAGCCGAAGCCGTGCTCCGATTCAGAAACTGACTGATAAAGTGGCAAAAGTTTTTGTTCCGACTGTAATTTTGGTTGCAGTAATTACATTTATTATATGGCAAATTTTTGGTCCTGAAGGTAAAAAAAGTCTTTTTGCTTTCGTGAATGCTGTTGCTGTTCTCATCGTGGCTTGTCCGTGCGCTTTAGGTTTAGCAACTCCGATGTCTTTGATGGTCGGAATTGGTAAAGGGGCAAAAAATGGTATTCTAATTAAAAATGCCGATGCACTTGAACAAATGAATAAGGTAAATGTTCTAATTACCGATAAAACAGGAACTTTGACCGAAGGTAAACCTTCTGTAGAACATATCGAAACATTAAATAATGAACCCAATTTAATTTTAAAATTAGCTTATTCATTAAACCAAAATTCAGAACATCCGCTTTCAAATGCTGTGATTAAAAAAGCCAAAGACGAAAACATTTCGGCAGAAAAAGTGAGCCAATTTGAAAATATTTCCGGAAAAGGTGTGAAAGGAATTATTAATGGAAAAACCGTTTACTTAGGAAATGAAAATCTTTTAAGTTCAAATGAAATTCAGATTCCTGAAAATTTAAAACAGAAAGCCATTGAAATTCAATCGAAAGCGCATACTATTTCTTACATCGCACAAGAAAATGAAGTTTTGGGACTGATCAGTTTTACCGATAAAATCAAGGAAAGTTCAAAAAAAGCGGTACAATTACTTCTGAACGACGGTATTGAAGTGATAATGATGACTGGCGATAACGAAAATACCGCCAAAGCAGTTGCAGATGCTCTTGGGATTAAACATTTTAAAGCCAATTGTCTTCCGAAAGATAAATTAAATGAGGTAAAAAAACTTCAGCAGCAAGGGAAAATTGTTGCGATGACGGGAGACGGAATTAATGACTCTCCTGCTCTAGCCCAATCCAACATCGGAGTTGCCATGGGAACGGGAACAGATGTTGCCATTGAAAGTGCTGAAATTACTTTATTAAAAGGCGATTTGCTAGGTGTAGCGAAAGCTAAAATTCTTAGCGAAAAACTTCTCAAAAACATCAAAGAAAATTTATTTTTTGCTTTTGTTTATAATGTTTTAGGAATACCGATTGCTGCAGGATTATTATATCCGTTTTTTGGAATTTTGTTATCACCTATGATTGCAGCTGCAGCGATGAGTTTCAGTTCTTTGTCTGTAATTTTAAATTCCTTGAGATTAAACTCTGTTGATATGAACGTAAAATAAATTTGGAAAGATATTTGAATGTTTTTTCTTTTGCAGATCAAGTTGACTGAGCTGATTTTTATTTTCTACTGAGTTATTGACGTTTAAATGTCGACAAAAATCTGCAAGAGAATATAAAATATTTAATTATTACAATGAAAAAAGAAAATCTTTACATCGGTTGCTCGGGCTTTTACAACAATGATTGGAAAGGATTTTTGTATCCGGAAGATTCCAAAAGTAAAGATTATTTAAGCTTGTATTCTCAACAATTCAACGCAGTCGAAATCAACTCTACATTTTATAGAAAACCAACCGCCAAAACACTTCAAAAATGGTTTGATGAAACTCCTGAAGATTTTAAATTTTTCATTAAAATACCCAAAAAAATTTCTCACGAAAAACGTCTGGAAAACTGCAAAGAAGAAATCGCTGATTTTTGCAACCATATTCAAAGTAATTTAAGAGAAAAACTCGCAGGATTTCTGTATCAATTTCCGCCATCATTTAAAAATACTGAAGAAAATTTAAATCTTATTTTAGAGAACTTAGATTTTCAATTTTTAAACGTTATTGAGTTTCGTCATGAATCCTGGTGGAATAATGAAATCTTTAAAGCTCTGCAAGAAAATAAAATCATTTTCTCTGGCGTCAGTTTTCCTAGAAATCTTCCGGAAGATGTAGTTGTGAACTCAAATAGTGTTTTATATTATCGACTCCACGGAAAGCCAGTTCTTTATAAATCTGAATATTCTGAAGATTTCCTAAATGATTTAGCAAAGAAAATTATAAATTCAGGTCTGCAGGCATTTATATTTTTCAATAATACTTGGGGAATTTCTGCAATAAAAAACGGTCTTGATCTTCAAAAAAAAATATTTTAAATCTTATTTTAAAATATCTCAAGATCTGAAAAATTTCCACAAAAATTGGTATTAAAATTGCTGACTTTCAAATTTAAAATTAACATTTTTTAACAATTTAAAATCCATCAATTTTTATGAAAAAAAACTTTGCAGGAAAGTCTTTCAATAGGACTTTTCTCGGGATGTTTGCTATCTTGAGCACTACATCAATTTTGTTTACGAGTTGTAATCAAAAGAAAGAATCTGACAAGATGATTTCCAAAGAGCCTCCCGTCGCAAAGAAAGTTTTAAGAATTGAAGATAAAAGTGTCATTTCAGACAAAAGAGTGATCTACCTTACATTTGATGACGGTCCGAATCACGGAACTGAAAACCTCCTTAAAATCCTTCACAAAAGAAAAGTTTGCGCAACTGCGTTTTTAGTTGGTGAACATGCCAACGGAAGCAGAAAGCAAAAAGACGATCTCCAATCTCTTAGAAAAGATAAATTAATCGAGTTAGCCAATCACAGTCACACTCATGCTCATAACAGATATACAGAGTTTTATAAAAATCCTGCGTTGGTAGTTCACGATTTTGACACTGCGAAAGACAGTTTACGATTAAAAAATAAAATTGCGAGAACTCCGGGAAGAAACATCTGGAGACTCAATAATATTACAAGTACAGACATCAAAACTTCAAACGAAGCTGCCAATACATTAAAAACTGCAGGCTACAAAGTAATCGGCTGGGATCTTGAATGGAAACCTACCAACAAAATGCAGCTCAAAGATAATCATCAAGTAATGCTTAAAAGAGTGGATAGTATCTTTTTTAATGATCTCGAAAAAACCTCAAGACATCTGGTTTTTCTTACGCACGATCAGTATCTGACCGATGCAGATTCTGTGAATGAATTGGATTTATTTATAGAAAAACTCCAAAAATCAAATCGTTTTGTATTTAGAAAAATTTCGGAGTATCCTCGAATTAATGAAGTTTTAAATTAATATAATCTCCCGCAGATTTCACAGATTCCCACAGATGATTGCGAATAATTAAACTTTAACATGCACATCTGCGAAAATCTGTGTAATCCGTGGGATACTTTTTGCGTACAAATTTCTAATCTTAAAGTAATTCCGAAATTTAATAGTTTTTCTTTTATAAATTTCAGAAATTTGCAATTATGAGTATTCAGGAAAATTACAACAAGATAAAAAATCAACTTCCGTCTATAGTTCAATTAGTGGCGGTTTCAAAGACACATCCCGTTTCAGTGATTCAGGAAGTTTACGATCTGGGACAGAAAGTTTTTGGCGAAAATAAAGTTCAGGAATTGGTCGAGAAATATCCTTTGCTTCCAAAAGATATTCAATGGCATTTGATTGGGCATCTTCAGACGAATAAAGTAAAATACATTGCAGAATTCATAGATACCATTCAAAGTGTAGATTCAGAAAAGCTTTTAAACGAAATTAATAAAGAAGCCGGAAAGCACAACCGAAAAATCAAAGTATTGCTTCAGGTGAAAATTGCGGAAGAAGAAACGAAGTTCGGATTGGAAATTGAGGAAGCAAGAAAATTGTTTCAGAAATTTGTTGATGGTGAATTTTCCCACATTGAAATCACAGGACTGATGGGAATGGCAACTTTTACTGAAGATAAAAATCAAATTACTAGAGAATTTGATACTTTAAAAAATATTTTTGACGATCTGAGCCAAAATAAAACTCTTTTTACATTATCGATGGGAATGAGTGATGACTTCCCTATTGCAATAGCTTCAGGAGCCAATTCTGTACGTGTAGGTTCGGCAATTTTCGGAAATCGCGATTATTCAAAATAGCATTTTTAGGAATGCTTTTTGCTAGTAATCAAGCAAAATTAACTAAATTTGCAATTATGCAAAAAATCCTTATTGTAGAAGACGAAAAAGCAATCTCCGGTGTACTGCAAAGTATTCTTTCGGATGAACTCACTGAATACGAATTTGTAATCGCCGAAGATGGGCTAGAGGGTTACAAATTGATCGAAAAAGAAGATTTCGCATTGGTGATTTCAGATATTAAAATGCCAAAGGTGTCAGGTACAGAGCTTTTAAAGCAAAGTCTTGCTCTGAAACCGGAATCTACTTTTATCATGATCTCAGGACATGCAGATATTGATTCTGCAGTATCATGCTTACGAGACGGTGCATACGATTTTATTTCAAAACCTATCGACATCAACAGACTGATCACAAGTGTGAAGAACGCTTTGATGAAAGAAACGTTGAAAAAAGAAAATAAAAATCTTCAGACAGAAAATAAAACCCTAAAAAAGAAAGTCAGCAAAAAATACCAAATGATTGGTGAATCTGCCGGTTTGAAGAAAATTCAGAGCATGATTGAAAAGGTTTCTGCTTCAGATGCAAGAGTATTGATCACAGGACCCAACGGTGCAGGAAAAGAATTGGTGGCTCACGCTATTCACAATATGAGCGAAAGATCAAGAGGTCCAATGGTTGAAGTAAACTGCGCTGCAATTCCTTCTGAACTGATAGAATCTGAACTTTTCGGTCATGTAAAAGGCTCATTTACTGGTGCTATTAAAGATAAACAAGGAAAATTTGAACAGGCCAACTGCGGAACTATTTTCTTAGACGAAATCGGTGATATGAGTTTAATCGCTCAGGCTAAAGTTTTGAGAGCCTTACAGGAAAGCAAAGTTTCGCCTGTGGGTAGTGACAAAGAAATTAAGGTGGATGTAAGAGTTTTGGCTGCAACCAATAAAAATATGGCAGTTGAAATTGAAGCCGGAAGGTTCAGAGAAGATCTGTATCACAGACTGTCAGTTATCGAAATCTACGTTCCTTCTCTGGATGAGAGAAAAGAAGACATTAAATTGTTGGTAGAGCATTTTGCAGGAATGATTTCTGACGAGCACGGTACCGCTTTGAAAAAGTTTGATGATTCTGCAATTGAAGCTTTAAAATCACTTTCTTGGACTGGAAATATCAGAGAACTGAGAAATGTGGTAGAAAGATTAATCATTCTTGGTGGAGCTACGGTTTCTGAAGAGGATGTTGCAAGTTTTGTAAGAAAATAATTTAATTATTAATTAAAATAAACTATAAAAATTTGCAGTAACTATACTGCAATTTTTTTTTGTAATCAGTTATGAGTTTTTTAAATAAAAATTACACGAAAGAAGCCCTTACATTGGCACTTCCGGTAATGCTGACGCAAGTTGGGCAGGTTTCTGTAAACCTATTCGACAACATTATTGTAGGGAAATTATTAGGAGCGGATGCGCTGGCGTCTGTTTCTTTGGGTAATGCAGTTTTTTTCTCAATGTTTGTTCTGGCATTGGGATTCTCTTTTGCCATTCCGCCATTGGTTTCCGAGGCACATTCACAGAATGATCACAAAACCATCAATTCAGTATTCAGTCATGGTTTTGTGATCAATATGTCTGTAGGCGTTATTCTGATGCTGCTTTTGTTTTTAGGTCTGCCACTACTCTATCATTCTGGTCAACCGATGAAGATTGTTCCCGATACGGTAGATTTTTTATG
This region includes:
- a CDS encoding polysaccharide deacetylase family protein, whose protein sequence is MKKNFAGKSFNRTFLGMFAILSTTSILFTSCNQKKESDKMISKEPPVAKKVLRIEDKSVISDKRVIYLTFDDGPNHGTENLLKILHKRKVCATAFLVGEHANGSRKQKDDLQSLRKDKLIELANHSHTHAHNRYTEFYKNPALVVHDFDTAKDSLRLKNKIARTPGRNIWRLNNITSTDIKTSNEAANTLKTAGYKVIGWDLEWKPTNKMQLKDNHQVMLKRVDSIFFNDLEKTSRHLVFLTHDQYLTDADSVNELDLFIEKLQKSNRFVFRKISEYPRINEVLN
- a CDS encoding heavy metal translocating P-type ATPase yields the protein MQQQFKILGMTCSGCQKKISEKLNSLENINAEIDLENQSAMITSNKEINLNELNKSLQEIGNYKLEDPNKSENTFIKPQDRVSPSSVYYCPMECEGEKVYFKQGERCPVCNMFLVPIEEKLAKDPNLKPTFSKNNLPENFKSHLGEYYCPMFCEGEKIYEDKVDCPICHMHLEEITVDLLKNSESNSSHSDHEAPKVTDEMAGKYYCPMFCEGDKTYNSNVGCPVCGMDLVKYPDKNGDSEDEDETFKILKRKFITSLVFTIPVFILSMGRMMIDFPFSHQIQSYIEFTLTLPVLFYSGWFVMKRGFISFKTWNLNMFSLIALGVSAAFIFSIVALIFPDFVPHEIRGHGHESPLYFEAVCVIITLVILGQLMEALAHRKTGNAIKELMNLSPDEANLMIDGEEKRVPLSEIKIGDLLKVKPGEKIPVDGKITDGNSIVNESMITGEPIPVEKNIDDKVTSGTINGNQVFVMKAEKVGDETLLSKIIKMVNDASRSRAPIQKLTDKVAKVFVPTVILVAVITFIIWQIFGPEGKKSLFAFVNAVAVLIVACPCALGLATPMSLMVGIGKGAKNGILIKNADALEQMNKVNVLITDKTGTLTEGKPSVEHIETLNNEPNLILKLAYSLNQNSEHPLSNAVIKKAKDENISAEKVSQFENISGKGVKGIINGKTVYLGNENLLSSNEIQIPENLKQKAIEIQSKAHTISYIAQENEVLGLISFTDKIKESSKKAVQLLLNDGIEVIMMTGDNENTAKAVADALGIKHFKANCLPKDKLNEVKKLQQQGKIVAMTGDGINDSPALAQSNIGVAMGTGTDVAIESAEITLLKGDLLGVAKAKILSEKLLKNIKENLFFAFVYNVLGIPIAAGLLYPFFGILLSPMIAAAAMSFSSLSVILNSLRLNSVDMNVK
- a CDS encoding YggS family pyridoxal phosphate-dependent enzyme; translated protein: MSIQENYNKIKNQLPSIVQLVAVSKTHPVSVIQEVYDLGQKVFGENKVQELVEKYPLLPKDIQWHLIGHLQTNKVKYIAEFIDTIQSVDSEKLLNEINKEAGKHNRKIKVLLQVKIAEEETKFGLEIEEARKLFQKFVDGEFSHIEITGLMGMATFTEDKNQITREFDTLKNIFDDLSQNKTLFTLSMGMSDDFPIAIASGANSVRVGSAIFGNRDYSK
- a CDS encoding helix-turn-helix domain-containing protein, translated to MTIFVKNMVCDRCISAVQNIFEESQIEVIDIRLGEVQTKSDLSEIDFILIENSLKNIGFERIKDSSQQLIENIKNLIILKIEKLETDESFLLSNFLSDTLHKDYSALSKAFSQNENITLEQYYILQKIEKVKELLFNNDFTLTEISEKMGYKSVQHLSTQFKNSTGHTPTQFKKLKDLDRKPLDRVGEF
- a CDS encoding DUF72 domain-containing protein, which encodes MKKENLYIGCSGFYNNDWKGFLYPEDSKSKDYLSLYSQQFNAVEINSTFYRKPTAKTLQKWFDETPEDFKFFIKIPKKISHEKRLENCKEEIADFCNHIQSNLREKLAGFLYQFPPSFKNTEENLNLILENLDFQFLNVIEFRHESWWNNEIFKALQENKIIFSGVSFPRNLPEDVVVNSNSVLYYRLHGKPVLYKSEYSEDFLNDLAKKIINSGLQAFIFFNNTWGISAIKNGLDLQKKIF